In the genome of Natronocella acetinitrilica, one region contains:
- a CDS encoding L,D-transpeptidase family protein encodes MKRREFIAAAAAAIPSWLLPLDALAQGRPYLAAFSAQRALAYIKDGRAEWIIEPMAVGSGGFAEHRVRGGNVTPMGSFTLSWVNPQSRFRLFFGFNYPLPAHAERGRREGIISSDEYRSIMAAHEGGKTPPQTTRLGGYIGLHGLGGRSRQIHGQRNWTRGCLAVDDPSIDRIGKLVSVGTRIFIS; translated from the coding sequence ATGAAGCGCCGAGAGTTCATTGCCGCAGCAGCAGCGGCGATCCCGTCCTGGCTCCTACCCCTTGATGCGCTCGCGCAGGGCAGGCCCTATCTGGCGGCATTCTCAGCACAGCGCGCGCTCGCCTACATCAAGGATGGCCGCGCAGAGTGGATCATCGAGCCCATGGCTGTCGGATCCGGCGGCTTCGCGGAGCATCGTGTCCGCGGTGGCAATGTGACGCCGATGGGGTCATTCACCCTCTCCTGGGTGAATCCGCAGAGCCGCTTCCGCCTCTTCTTCGGCTTCAACTACCCGCTGCCGGCCCATGCCGAGCGCGGGCGCCGGGAGGGGATCATCTCGTCCGATGAGTACCGGTCCATCATGGCCGCACACGAGGGCGGGAAAACGCCGCCGCAGACGACCCGGCTTGGCGGCTACATCGGACTTCACGGACTCGGCGGGCGCAGCCGCCAGATCCATGGGCAGCGGAACTGGACGCGAGGATGCCTGGCCGTTGATGATCCGAGCATTGACCGAATCGGGAAGCTGGTCTCGGTGGGGACGAGGATCTTCATTAGCTAG
- a CDS encoding Eco57I restriction-modification methylase domain-containing protein, translating to MGDAQRGRGQPVLPRGVGGGSVESARQICHVALTRYASGKRLTPVDEFLPFVPDARAGDDLGAFVASLEGLDALQASLEIGRLYTACLPREHRARFGVYFTPPVLIDRLVSLLEREGVDWAGDRVLDPACGGGAFLIPAIRAVRRALPSLAAEDLLEHIAGHVRGQEIDPFSAWLSQAFVDLELSGEVCSSGVRAPRIVHCLDTLRCADRGRHDVVIGNPPYGRVALDGEMRDRYRASIHGHANLYGLFLHQATEVLAEKGIIGFITPTGFMGGRYFSALRRHMAEVARPAAFELVDARRGVFDDVLQEVTLSVFSRRKTTEGIAIGVLDAGETTPRPIASAALPADGASPWLLPRTLEQAEILAGATCLPGRLADIGYRVSTGPLVWNRHRVALRAGTESGARPIIWADTIGSQGAPSRHAATHIVINEAAQAWLLDRAPCVLVKRTTAREQARRIVAEPLSAERLASLGGAVVVENHVNVIRPTGGEMPATPRALAAFLNTRVVDLVFRCISGSVAVSAYELEAMPVPGVACFAAIESILARGAGAAEVESLVRDAYAGRAQ from the coding sequence ATGGGGGATGCCCAGAGGGGGCGGGGGCAGCCTGTTCTGCCGCGAGGCGTGGGCGGCGGCTCTGTCGAGTCAGCTCGGCAGATCTGTCACGTGGCGCTTACGCGATATGCGTCGGGGAAGCGCCTGACGCCAGTCGATGAGTTTCTGCCATTCGTGCCAGACGCAAGGGCCGGGGACGATCTCGGCGCATTCGTTGCGTCACTGGAAGGGTTGGATGCGCTGCAGGCATCGCTTGAGATCGGACGGCTGTATACCGCCTGCCTGCCGCGGGAGCACCGGGCGCGCTTTGGCGTCTATTTCACGCCCCCTGTCCTGATCGACCGCCTGGTCTCACTCCTTGAGCGCGAGGGGGTCGACTGGGCAGGCGACAGGGTGCTTGATCCTGCGTGCGGCGGAGGGGCTTTTCTGATTCCGGCTATCCGCGCGGTGCGAAGGGCCCTGCCGAGCCTCGCTGCAGAGGACCTGCTCGAGCATATCGCCGGACACGTGCGTGGCCAGGAGATCGACCCATTCTCGGCCTGGCTGTCGCAGGCATTCGTTGATCTCGAGCTCTCCGGGGAGGTCTGTTCATCCGGAGTCAGGGCGCCGCGGATCGTCCACTGCCTGGATACACTGCGCTGTGCTGATCGGGGCCGCCATGATGTCGTGATTGGCAACCCACCCTACGGCCGGGTGGCGCTCGATGGCGAGATGAGAGATCGCTATCGAGCGTCCATACACGGCCACGCGAATCTCTATGGGCTCTTCCTCCACCAGGCAACCGAGGTGCTTGCCGAGAAGGGGATCATTGGCTTCATCACCCCGACCGGGTTCATGGGTGGGCGCTACTTCTCGGCGCTGAGACGCCACATGGCCGAGGTGGCGCGACCCGCGGCATTCGAGCTCGTCGATGCCCGCCGCGGCGTGTTTGACGACGTTCTGCAGGAGGTCACACTCTCGGTGTTCTCGAGAAGAAAGACCACTGAGGGCATTGCGATTGGCGTGCTGGATGCAGGAGAGACGACACCGCGACCAATTGCGAGCGCAGCGCTGCCCGCAGATGGGGCATCCCCCTGGCTTCTCCCGCGGACACTTGAGCAGGCGGAGATCCTGGCAGGCGCTACGTGCCTCCCGGGCAGGCTCGCCGATATCGGCTACCGGGTCAGCACCGGTCCGCTGGTCTGGAACCGGCATCGGGTAGCGCTTCGCGCCGGCACGGAGAGCGGTGCGCGGCCGATCATCTGGGCCGATACGATCGGCTCGCAAGGCGCTCCGTCGAGGCATGCGGCCACACACATTGTGATCAACGAGGCGGCACAGGCGTGGTTGCTTGATCGCGCGCCCTGTGTGCTCGTCAAACGCACCACCGCGAGGGAGCAGGCGCGGCGCATCGTCGCCGAGCCGCTGTCCGCGGAGCGCCTGGCGTCGCTTGGCGGGGCCGTAGTCGTCGAGAACCACGTCAATGTGATCCGACCGACCGGTGGCGAGATGCCGGCGACACCGCGGGCACTCGCGGCTTTTCTCAATACCCGTGTGGTCGACCTGGTATTTCGCTGCATCAGTGGATCCGTTGCAGTTTCCGCCTACGAGCTTGAGGCGATGCCCGTGCCGGGAGTGGCGTGCTTTGCGGCCATTGAGTCCATACTCGCCCGGGGGGCCGGCGCGGCGGAGGTGGAGTCACTGGTGCGGGATGCCTACGCAGGGAGGGCGCAGTAA
- a CDS encoding DNA gyrase/topoisomerase IV subunit B codes for MTSSEHVYDSSDIDILEGLEPVRLRPGMYVGSTDSQGLMHCLWEVFDNAVDEGIAGHCQRIIVTLHADGSATVKDNGRGIPVGMHEKAGVSAATVVFTVLHAGGKFKADSYKVSGGLHGVGASVANALSSRLEVRIEREGGVWEQAFTEGGRPVEALKRTGASKATGTQVRFWPDMTIFEPGSGIDPAAVARRLQQTAYLVPGLELVLRDETAGEVVESSFSAASFAEIIDGIAEQSGEALHGAIIAEGVESVEDEGEIEVSAVLRWHRDKGGVRGFANVIPTSDGQHMTGLRAAVTRIINQYAQDNNLLKGGQKLTPDDTLGALVAAVAVRLGEPKFFGQTKDRLMNAGVQGVVSRAVAAAISRHFEENPSEAKVVVERCKLAQRAREASERASEIEVNRKSVLSSTSLPGKLADCQSKDPTACELFIVEGDSAGGSAKTGRDRRHQAILPLKGKILNTYQSDVADILKSDEVKNVVTALGVGSKSNFDISKLRYHKIIITSDADVDGAHITTLLLTLFHVYLPDLIASGYIYVAMPPLFRVQKGKQNRYLKDQAELDAFLAEQAKPESWKVSRFKGLGEMNADELWESVLDPATRRIGQVSYSEGGRDADDPVFQVLMGKDVPPRRAFIEANAQEATVDL; via the coding sequence ATGACATCTTCCGAGCACGTCTATGACAGTAGCGACATTGATATCCTGGAGGGACTCGAGCCGGTGCGCCTTCGTCCCGGGATGTATGTCGGCAGCACCGACAGCCAGGGGCTGATGCACTGCCTCTGGGAGGTGTTCGACAATGCAGTGGATGAGGGGATTGCCGGGCACTGCCAGCGCATCATCGTCACCCTGCACGCCGATGGCTCGGCAACGGTGAAGGACAATGGCCGGGGCATCCCGGTTGGCATGCATGAGAAGGCCGGGGTCTCTGCGGCCACCGTGGTGTTCACGGTGCTGCACGCGGGCGGGAAGTTCAAGGCCGACTCCTACAAGGTCTCTGGCGGGCTGCACGGCGTGGGCGCCTCTGTCGCGAATGCGCTCTCCTCCCGGCTTGAGGTGCGGATCGAGCGTGAGGGGGGTGTCTGGGAGCAGGCGTTCACCGAGGGCGGTCGCCCCGTTGAGGCACTGAAGCGCACTGGCGCATCAAAAGCGACCGGCACGCAGGTGCGGTTCTGGCCGGACATGACGATCTTCGAGCCTGGCTCAGGGATCGACCCGGCCGCCGTCGCACGGCGCCTCCAGCAGACCGCCTACCTCGTGCCCGGGCTTGAGCTTGTGCTGCGCGACGAGACGGCTGGCGAGGTGGTGGAGAGCAGCTTCTCCGCCGCGAGCTTCGCCGAGATCATTGATGGCATCGCAGAGCAGTCTGGCGAGGCGCTGCACGGCGCGATCATCGCCGAGGGGGTCGAGAGCGTCGAGGATGAGGGCGAGATCGAGGTGAGCGCCGTACTGCGTTGGCACCGGGACAAGGGCGGCGTGCGCGGCTTCGCGAACGTTATCCCGACCTCCGATGGGCAGCACATGACCGGGCTGCGCGCTGCGGTAACCCGCATCATCAACCAGTACGCCCAGGATAACAATCTGCTGAAGGGCGGCCAGAAGCTGACCCCCGACGACACCCTCGGCGCCCTGGTGGCGGCCGTTGCCGTGCGCCTGGGCGAGCCGAAGTTCTTCGGTCAGACCAAGGACCGCTTAATGAACGCCGGCGTCCAGGGCGTGGTCAGTCGCGCGGTCGCCGCCGCCATCTCACGGCACTTCGAGGAAAACCCGTCCGAGGCGAAGGTGGTTGTCGAGCGCTGCAAGCTCGCGCAGCGTGCGCGCGAGGCCTCGGAGCGGGCAAGCGAGATCGAGGTCAACCGCAAGTCGGTTCTCTCGAGCACCTCGCTGCCCGGCAAGCTCGCAGACTGTCAGTCCAAGGACCCGACGGCGTGTGAGCTCTTCATCGTCGAGGGCGACTCCGCCGGCGGCTCTGCAAAGACCGGCCGTGACCGTCGCCACCAGGCAATCCTGCCGCTGAAGGGCAAGATCCTGAACACCTACCAGTCCGACGTCGCCGACATCCTGAAGAGTGATGAGGTGAAGAACGTCGTTACCGCCCTGGGTGTTGGCAGCAAGAGCAACTTCGACATCAGCAAGCTCCGCTACCACAAGATCATTATCACCTCTGATGCCGATGTCGACGGGGCGCACATCACAACGCTGCTGCTGACCCTGTTCCACGTCTACCTGCCCGATCTGATCGCAAGCGGCTACATCTATGTGGCGATGCCACCGCTCTTCCGCGTCCAGAAGGGGAAGCAGAACCGCTACCTGAAGGACCAGGCTGAGCTTGACGCCTTCCTTGCCGAGCAAGCAAAGCCGGAGAGCTGGAAGGTCTCGCGCTTCAAGGGTCTTGGGGAGATGAATGCCGATGAGCTCTGGGAGTCGGTGCTCGACCCCGCGACCCGCCGGATCGGCCAGGTGAGCTACAGCGAGGGTGGCCGCGATGCCGACGACCCCGTGTTTCAGGTGCTCATGGGCAAGGACGTGCCGCCGCGGCGAGCCTTCATCGAAGCCAATGCACAGGAGGCAACGGTCGATCTGTGA
- the gyrA gene encoding DNA gyrase subunit A, which produces MSENTLAEIIHLPVKSLMESSYLDYAMSVITHRALPDARDGLKPVHRRILYAMHDMGITPGGAHKKSARVVGEVLGKYHPHGDSAAYETAVRMAQPWALGIPLIDGQGNFGSVDGDSPAAMRYTEMRLSRAGARLFADIQKSTVDFRDNFDGSEREPSVLPVSFPLLWTNGVEGIAVGMACSIPPHNLAETASAFLAWMDNREISTAELIGQMPAPDFPTGGTVHGLDGYVRALETGRGVVKLRACWSVEERKSGQRVAITEIPYQVKKAVLVERIADLVRERKVEGIVDLRDESNKDGMRVVLDIKRGYEPELIMMHLLALTNLEVSVSYNVMALVQGQPEQLGIRRVFEVFRDHRIEVIRRRTQHDLDRLLARLHVLEGLIRALDRLDETITTIRESADAEEASTGLRTLLGITEVQAAAILEMRLQRLTGLQIVDIRNEHERVTLDVADLREILASDVRQAEILVEELNEAVSAHSIARRTEISHELSRVTSEDLVKKEEVILFATLEGYVKRLPVTSFNRQNRGTKGRSVMDVGEDDVVTAIHSASTHDYLLAITEVGQVYTVKAHAIPESPPGAKGRHYRNVFNGLEQGHVVAMLSAPDIEDESLHLVVVMESGYIKRVPLTEFRNAGRQGGVRGVTLDEGDSIIAARISSSEEDRIVIVGDHGKAIYFPVCDVRPMGRSARGVRGIKLPVSGQPAKVIAAEVIAAKSSAELVCVGLNGVGKRTAVDAYPLQGRGGQGTRCFAAIKRSGPLSAATILAEGEDALVFNTKGGANRIKGSDIPLAGRSTTGAQMIRNGEVRGVIAVPAAEEVADDGCEGQGG; this is translated from the coding sequence ATGTCTGAGAATACGTTGGCCGAGATCATCCATCTGCCCGTCAAGTCCCTGATGGAGTCGAGCTATCTCGACTACGCGATGTCCGTCATCACCCACCGGGCCCTGCCCGACGCCCGTGATGGCCTAAAGCCCGTGCACCGTCGCATCCTCTACGCGATGCACGACATGGGCATCACGCCAGGGGGCGCCCACAAGAAGTCCGCCCGCGTGGTCGGTGAGGTGCTCGGCAAGTACCATCCGCATGGTGATTCGGCAGCCTACGAGACCGCGGTGCGCATGGCGCAGCCCTGGGCGCTCGGCATTCCGCTGATCGACGGCCAGGGGAACTTTGGCAGCGTTGACGGCGACTCTCCAGCCGCGATGCGATACACCGAAATGCGCCTCTCGCGCGCTGGCGCGCGCCTTTTTGCTGACATCCAGAAGTCGACCGTGGACTTCCGCGACAACTTCGATGGCTCGGAGCGCGAGCCAAGCGTGCTGCCGGTGAGCTTCCCGCTGCTCTGGACCAACGGTGTGGAGGGGATCGCGGTTGGCATGGCCTGCAGCATCCCGCCGCACAACCTCGCCGAGACGGCAAGCGCGTTTCTCGCGTGGATGGACAACAGGGAGATCAGCACGGCCGAGCTGATCGGGCAGATGCCCGCGCCCGACTTCCCGACCGGCGGCACGGTGCACGGTCTTGATGGCTACGTGCGGGCGCTCGAGACCGGACGGGGTGTGGTGAAGCTGCGCGCGTGCTGGTCCGTGGAGGAGCGCAAGAGCGGCCAGCGTGTGGCCATCACCGAGATTCCCTACCAGGTGAAGAAGGCCGTGCTCGTTGAGCGGATCGCCGACCTGGTGCGCGAGCGCAAGGTCGAGGGCATTGTGGATCTTCGCGATGAGTCCAACAAGGACGGCATGCGCGTGGTGCTCGACATCAAGCGCGGCTACGAGCCGGAGCTCATCATGATGCACTTGCTGGCCCTCACCAATCTCGAGGTGAGTGTTAGCTATAACGTCATGGCCCTGGTGCAGGGGCAGCCGGAGCAGCTTGGCATCCGCCGGGTGTTCGAGGTGTTTCGTGATCACCGCATCGAGGTCATCCGCCGCCGCACCCAGCACGATCTGGACCGCCTGCTCGCACGCCTCCATGTGCTCGAGGGACTGATCCGCGCACTGGATCGCCTGGATGAGACGATCACAACGATTCGCGAGTCCGCTGATGCCGAGGAGGCGAGCACCGGGCTTCGCACACTGCTTGGGATCACCGAGGTGCAGGCGGCAGCCATTCTGGAGATGCGCCTGCAGCGCCTCACGGGGCTTCAGATTGTTGATATCCGCAACGAGCACGAGCGGGTGACACTCGATGTCGCGGACCTGCGGGAGATCCTCGCAAGCGACGTCCGCCAGGCAGAGATCCTGGTCGAGGAGCTCAATGAGGCCGTCTCCGCGCATAGCATTGCCCGGCGGACCGAAATCAGCCATGAACTGAGCCGGGTGACAAGTGAGGACCTGGTGAAGAAGGAGGAGGTCATCCTCTTCGCAACACTCGAGGGTTACGTGAAGCGCCTCCCCGTCACCTCATTCAACCGCCAGAACCGCGGCACCAAGGGCCGCTCGGTGATGGATGTTGGCGAGGACGACGTGGTGACGGCAATCCACAGCGCGAGCACGCACGATTATCTGCTTGCCATCACCGAGGTGGGGCAGGTCTACACCGTGAAGGCGCACGCGATCCCCGAGAGCCCACCGGGTGCGAAGGGCAGGCACTACCGGAACGTGTTCAACGGACTGGAGCAGGGGCATGTGGTTGCGATGCTCTCAGCCCCTGATATCGAAGACGAGAGCCTGCACCTTGTGGTGGTGATGGAGAGTGGCTACATCAAGCGGGTGCCGCTTACCGAGTTCCGCAACGCCGGTCGCCAGGGCGGGGTGCGGGGCGTGACCCTGGATGAAGGGGACAGCATCATCGCCGCGCGGATCTCATCGAGCGAGGAGGACCGCATCGTCATTGTCGGCGACCACGGCAAGGCCATCTACTTCCCGGTCTGCGACGTGCGCCCGATGGGCCGCTCTGCACGCGGCGTGCGCGGCATCAAGTTGCCGGTGAGTGGCCAGCCAGCGAAGGTCATCGCCGCCGAAGTGATTGCGGCAAAGTCCTCTGCGGAGCTTGTCTGCGTGGGACTAAACGGTGTGGGCAAGCGCACCGCCGTTGACGCCTATCCGCTGCAGGGCCGGGGCGGGCAGGGCACGCGCTGCTTCGCTGCGATTAAGCGCTCGGGGCCGCTTTCTGCGGCTACGATTCTCGCCGAGGGCGAGGACGCACTGGTGTTCAACACCAAGGGCGGGGCGAACCGCATCAAGGGCAGCGACATCCCGCTTGCCGGGCGCAGCACCACCGGTGCGCAGATGATCCGAAACGGCGAGGTCCGCGGCGTGATCGCGGTGCCCGCGGCAGAGGAGGTGGCAGACGATGGCTGCGAGGGGCAGGGTGGCTAA
- a CDS encoding tetratricopeptide repeat protein: MQGRVAGVVGLLGAALFAGAVQATTQAVAEDCAAQAAVGSVAFADIDPARAVPLCERAVAADPEDADLQAHLCRALVRAERVDEALAWCERSAAAGSAAGEFGLGNAFHNAIGVTRNDEEAMRWWRRAANQGLAAAQLNLAFGYETGGGVEEDVERALRWYSRAAEQGHAEAQYRLGRLYDDGWGVALPADLPALERHGVAASRGDADAQYALGLVYLLVGRSRVDAARGLNWMRRAADQGHAGAQWELGDLHQRGDGVEQDDVLAAELFRAAAEQGHAGAQTALGQAYASGRGVDEDEERARYWLRRALLSLTPTWQRETDEAWYQRAINMEVSDKEVALWLLERPGAGFAAAIWRTSGMISDGGDPLVAALFERAAWYQLLGGDAVEWRYANAVRGGGDDYERLVSEPLAAAEAGEVWAQEHVGWMYLYGLGLEHDENEARRWLLAAAERSYTPAMRYLSLMQQERERLLFWVDRAAELDDALAQYTRALIHLEQVDVITQYTDDGRKLREHGGDADALRAAKVRLRQAAERGLPQAQDTLARLYSLGGDYLQAEYWYQQAWEQLLGDRRGGLVRFYGRGHSEWLSGQARHWYERAAAQGHTDAMQMLESR; the protein is encoded by the coding sequence ATGCAAGGACGGGTCGCGGGAGTTGTGGGGCTTTTGGGCGCCGCCTTGTTTGCAGGCGCAGTACAGGCGACGACACAGGCGGTGGCCGAAGACTGTGCGGCGCAGGCGGCGGTCGGGAGTGTCGCGTTTGCGGACATTGACCCGGCGCGTGCGGTTCCGCTTTGCGAGCGCGCGGTCGCCGCTGATCCGGAGGACGCCGATCTGCAGGCGCACCTCTGCCGTGCGCTCGTGCGTGCGGAGCGCGTCGACGAGGCGCTTGCCTGGTGTGAGCGCTCGGCCGCGGCAGGCAGTGCAGCCGGGGAGTTTGGGCTCGGGAACGCCTTTCATAACGCCATCGGCGTCACCCGCAACGACGAGGAGGCCATGCGCTGGTGGCGGCGCGCAGCGAACCAGGGACTCGCCGCCGCACAGCTGAACCTCGCCTTTGGCTACGAGACGGGCGGAGGTGTCGAGGAGGACGTTGAGCGCGCATTGCGCTGGTACAGCCGCGCGGCCGAGCAAGGGCATGCCGAGGCGCAGTATCGTCTTGGGCGCCTTTACGATGATGGCTGGGGTGTTGCGCTGCCGGCCGATCTGCCAGCGCTTGAGCGCCATGGCGTGGCGGCGTCACGCGGGGATGCGGATGCCCAGTACGCACTCGGCCTGGTCTACCTGCTGGTGGGACGATCACGCGTGGACGCTGCCCGGGGGCTCAACTGGATGCGCCGGGCAGCCGATCAGGGCCACGCTGGGGCGCAGTGGGAGCTTGGCGACCTCCACCAGCGGGGGGACGGTGTGGAGCAGGATGATGTGCTGGCGGCGGAGCTCTTCCGGGCGGCCGCTGAACAGGGTCATGCCGGGGCGCAGACAGCCCTCGGCCAAGCCTACGCCAGTGGTCGGGGGGTTGATGAGGATGAGGAGCGCGCGCGCTACTGGCTGCGCCGGGCCTTGCTGAGTCTCACGCCGACCTGGCAGCGCGAGACTGACGAGGCGTGGTATCAGCGCGCGATCAATATGGAGGTGAGCGACAAGGAGGTGGCGCTCTGGCTCCTTGAGCGCCCCGGCGCAGGTTTTGCCGCAGCGATCTGGCGGACGTCGGGAATGATCAGCGACGGGGGGGATCCGCTTGTCGCCGCGCTCTTTGAGCGGGCCGCTTGGTACCAGTTGCTTGGTGGCGATGCGGTTGAATGGCGGTACGCTAACGCGGTCAGGGGCGGGGGAGATGACTACGAGCGCCTGGTGAGCGAACCGCTTGCCGCGGCGGAGGCTGGAGAGGTATGGGCGCAGGAGCACGTCGGATGGATGTATCTCTATGGCCTGGGCCTTGAGCATGACGAGAATGAGGCAAGGCGGTGGCTCCTCGCCGCAGCGGAGCGATCCTATACGCCGGCGATGAGATATCTCTCGCTCATGCAGCAAGAGCGAGAGCGGCTCCTTTTCTGGGTGGATCGAGCCGCTGAGCTCGACGATGCCCTGGCACAGTACACCCGTGCGCTGATTCATTTGGAGCAGGTCGATGTCATAACGCAGTACACCGACGACGGACGGAAACTTCGGGAGCATGGGGGGGATGCCGACGCACTCCGCGCGGCAAAGGTCCGCCTGCGCCAGGCCGCCGAGAGGGGGCTGCCGCAGGCGCAGGACACTCTCGCAAGACTCTACTCGCTTGGAGGGGATTACCTGCAGGCTGAGTACTGGTATCAGCAAGCCTGGGAGCAGTTGCTCGGTGACAGGCGAGGGGGGCTCGTCCGGTTCTATGGCAGGGGCCACAGTGAGTGGCTCAGCGGGCAGGCCCGGCACTGGTATGAGCGCGCGGCGGCCCAGGGGCACACCGACGCCATGCAGATGCTGGAGAGCCGGTGA
- a CDS encoding nuclease-related domain-containing protein, which yields MIEKDREERPARDVREEFGARQERDVAFYLRREFAARDDVAVFNDLRIAHEGEHAQIDHLVVHARGFVLVESKSIHGEVRVNKEGEWSRSYRGSWSGMPSPVRQVELQRRLLEQYLNAHAAHVLDKIAFGLFQSYFGGRMWDAFCAVSSSAIIHRETMPAEISERIVKSEFVGERLRGVIDRRAVLTTWPRFTEDEWPTLIAFLRYTAGKAGAGRAPAGEQAPGASGAGAAERLSVGAEPALRCRKCGEGRRLSAQSGRYGYFLRCQMCPTNTPMRSACRACGSHNGRVSKSGAAFIATCGNCGDAATIWRA from the coding sequence ATGATCGAGAAAGATCGGGAGGAGCGGCCTGCGCGCGACGTGCGCGAGGAATTCGGCGCGCGCCAGGAGCGCGATGTTGCCTTTTATCTGAGGCGGGAGTTTGCGGCGCGGGACGATGTTGCGGTCTTTAATGATCTTCGCATCGCGCACGAGGGAGAGCATGCGCAGATTGATCATCTGGTCGTGCATGCGAGGGGCTTTGTCCTGGTCGAGTCGAAGAGCATTCACGGCGAGGTGCGGGTCAACAAGGAGGGCGAGTGGTCGAGGAGTTATCGGGGCAGCTGGTCCGGCATGCCCTCCCCGGTGCGACAGGTCGAGCTGCAGAGGCGCCTGCTCGAGCAGTACCTGAATGCGCATGCGGCGCACGTGCTCGACAAGATCGCATTCGGACTCTTCCAGAGCTACTTCGGCGGGCGGATGTGGGATGCGTTCTGCGCGGTCTCAAGTAGTGCCATCATCCACCGTGAGACGATGCCAGCGGAGATCTCGGAGCGAATCGTGAAATCCGAGTTTGTGGGTGAGCGACTGCGCGGAGTGATCGATCGGCGCGCCGTGCTGACTACCTGGCCACGGTTTACCGAGGACGAGTGGCCGACACTGATCGCCTTCCTTCGCTACACGGCGGGCAAGGCGGGGGCTGGCCGCGCGCCTGCCGGCGAGCAAGCCCCTGGGGCGTCCGGGGCGGGCGCGGCCGAGCGCCTCTCGGTGGGTGCCGAGCCTGCTCTGCGCTGCAGGAAGTGTGGCGAAGGGCGCCGTCTGAGCGCCCAGTCGGGCCGCTACGGGTATTTCCTTCGCTGCCAGATGTGCCCGACCAACACGCCAATGCGAAGCGCCTGTCGGGCCTGTGGATCGCACAACGGACGGGTCAGCAAGAGCGGTGCCGCATTCATCGCTACCTGCGGGAACTGTGGGGACGCTGCCACGATCTGGAGGGCCTAG
- a CDS encoding HAD family hydrolase — MSREPLLVVLDIDETLIHTTSALAQPGIKALSLARLGMGEHSLLRPGLDDFLHHVHRHYPVGYYTAASRDYAEHILDAILPRHARPAFLLTRRNCTLRHRLEGGFFAAGGQSAFHEKNLAKVKRYGFRLERTVMVDDLPIGLRGNYGNLVPIRPFTGESDDDRLPRLARFLDALAAKRNMRFIEKRGWESVDPDDYPEWIIERPASLRALRVRAAQSAADSAPER; from the coding sequence ATGAGTCGCGAACCACTGCTGGTTGTCCTCGACATCGATGAGACGCTAATCCACACAACCTCGGCACTGGCGCAGCCCGGCATCAAGGCGCTCTCGCTTGCCAGACTCGGCATGGGAGAGCACTCACTGTTGCGGCCTGGCCTTGACGACTTTCTGCACCACGTCCACCGCCACTACCCGGTTGGCTATTACACCGCGGCCTCGCGCGACTATGCCGAGCATATCCTTGACGCCATCCTGCCGCGCCATGCCCGCCCCGCCTTTCTCCTCACGCGACGCAACTGCACGCTGCGCCATCGCCTTGAGGGTGGCTTTTTTGCCGCCGGCGGGCAGAGCGCCTTCCATGAGAAGAACCTTGCCAAGGTCAAGCGCTACGGCTTTCGGCTTGAGCGCACGGTGATGGTCGATGATCTGCCGATCGGGCTTCGCGGCAACTATGGCAACCTGGTGCCGATTCGCCCGTTTACCGGCGAGTCGGACGACGATCGCCTGCCGCGGCTTGCGCGCTTTCTCGATGCGCTCGCAGCGAAGCGCAACATGCGCTTTATCGAGAAGCGTGGCTGGGAGTCGGTCGATCCAGATGACTACCCGGAATGGATCATCGAGCGTCCCGCCTCGCTGCGCGCCCTGCGGGTGCGTGCAGCGCAGTCCGCCGCTGATTCGGCGCCGGAGCGCTAG
- a CDS encoding DUF7007 domain-containing protein, with translation MRTPWGKAQTVRAIADGIRVVSTASHGGMKLDAARNRLIPEALRRASGWYEEDCEAAIVVAHFAPEFAAAQSERGEASAEAIDALREQAWGVVRNYFPAGYEVATGRTLAPGESVERDGEQFHERHREDWVVIAALGEADGVHCIATRGGVRGDVEERTFLVAREEYETRSRHGFVIDPARHRRIDDAAEGPGVSG, from the coding sequence ATGCGGACACCCTGGGGCAAGGCACAGACGGTGCGGGCCATCGCCGATGGCATACGGGTCGTGTCGACCGCAAGCCATGGCGGCATGAAGCTCGATGCGGCAAGAAACCGCCTGATACCGGAGGCGCTTCGCAGGGCGTCTGGCTGGTATGAGGAGGACTGCGAGGCGGCGATTGTCGTTGCGCACTTTGCGCCGGAGTTTGCCGCCGCGCAAAGCGAGCGGGGCGAGGCAAGTGCCGAGGCCATTGATGCGCTGCGCGAGCAAGCCTGGGGGGTGGTGAGAAACTACTTCCCGGCGGGCTATGAGGTGGCAACCGGTCGCACGCTGGCGCCTGGCGAGTCGGTCGAGCGGGATGGCGAGCAGTTTCATGAGCGCCACCGCGAGGACTGGGTGGTGATCGCCGCACTGGGGGAGGCCGATGGCGTGCACTGCATCGCGACCCGCGGTGGTGTGCGCGGTGATGTCGAGGAGCGCACCTTCCTGGTGGCACGCGAGGAGTACGAGACGAGAAGCCGCCATGGCTTCGTGATCGACCCGGCGCGCCACCGCCGGATCGATGACGCCGCCGAGGGGCCAGGCGTCAGCGGCTGA